TGGTGGGCAAGACAATATGCAAGACAATTGCATATTTCAGGAGCCACTATCTTCCTTCACTAACATAGACTGCACAATAATGAAGACATGGAGGTGCGCCAACAGGATTTTGtgggcccagtacactgtatgtagattggggGCCTTACATTCCCACCCACCACCCAGCAGACTATTGGCAAGAACAGCTGCTTAGGTACATATGTTACCAATATGAACAGCTATTTTCAACCCCTAACAGacaaaaaaatattcaaagtATGTGCAGCTTCACAACATTGGTGACAGAACTAACTCGCAGCCTAAActatgtcacagggttgttgcaaaggtaAACGGGGGAGGAAACACCCAGGAAGAACACAATGTGCAAATATaccatgtcatattcacaaaccaagCAGTGAGGGGGggaaacatgcacaaaggcagcccccTAACTGCTTTAACTGGACCATTCCACAGTCCtaatattttacagcaaattacacaaaaaaccaacttgccaacacacacacactaagaacatgcagcttgactgaaccgaCTCCCAGCCTAActtgccttacagggttgttggacaAACtccatacacactggagatgtaaaaatacatactaaTGGACCTGTTCAGCagcacaggaaaatttaaactttgatGACTTCTTCTATTTAGAAAACtagaacacattgtaatggcatcataagctgtatGCACTTTATTTGTTCAAGAATTAtatgataaaatgtataatatgctttttgcaaataattaaaaaaacctgtacATAcacatttattatcataatcactgaaattgtttactgtgcatgcctactaaGATCCTGCTATGCTGATTTTCTGTTCTGGACCTTGTGCTAGATattcagagacaaaagtgggtgggcaggcaggcagaggtgCTGCCACTGAAACCTTCCTCAACTCACGTGATGTGCACAATGCACACCATTACCCAATATGCAGAGACAAGCATGAAAAGGCAGTTCTTTTCAGGACTTGTGGCGGTTTCCAGCTATTCCTTGGTGTTtaacaaatccctcatcaatcacaggtctgatttcactcattggctaaacatCTGAAAGGGTGGGAACTGGAACagttggctcatttcacagaaattgggaGGCAGGATCACATTTTTGTGTGTATCTTTTGATCTagagcacttagaaacttacgttaaaaaaagaaaagaaagctgagTCTAGAGCACATGCTGGCCCCATTGGGAATGCATCCTTTCTACCTGTCTGTCAGCAGCCCTGTAGATATGCAGGCTAGCAAAAATATAGTTTGCTTTTATGTATATACTCCACACATACATATAACCCTTTAGCTCTTAATTTTCAGTAGTATGCACATTGGTTACTTCACTCATTTGTGATCCTACATTATCTTGGGACACTTAGCTGCATCAAATTCTTTTTAGTTAAATCAGTTATGACAGAGTGCAGACTGATCCTCCCAACTCATCCCTCACAGCATTCGGTATATGCAGTATCTTGTTAAAATTTGCCTTAATCATTCGGGCAGCCTTACATATTTGGATGACAAGAAGTAGAATGCTATGACACAGCACTGTGAAATAGGTATAatgccagatgttattggataCTATCTCTCATCAGcactgtccattggccatgttggctggagctggtcATTGTAGGCCACAAGTCCCCAATTCCTCTAGCCTTTCACCAAACACACTTTTAAAAGACCAGAAATATGCATGACTTCCACTTGTTGCTTGCAATAGCAGAGGCTCAGAGGGGTTGTACTGCAACTTTTGCCCCTGATTTGTAGTGTGTCTCAGGTACTTCGAAGTTATGGATCTTTATACCTCTCCCACCTACAAGCATCACATAACAGGCTCCACTGTTGCTTTATTTGGAATGAGATTTTAAAAAGTAGTACTGTGGTACTCAAGAACTGCACTATCTCAGACTTGCACAATCTTGGCATGAAAGACTACAAAGCGAGTTCCAAGTTTATTTCCAAATAATTGCCTGGAATGGCACTGAAAATAGTTACTACAAGAGCATTTGTACAGTTAGAACAGTATCCAGTTATTTCATAATGTACAAAAATCGCTACATAGCAGATTGCAAATAATCTACAATTACTTGACAACTGTGAACAGCAAAATATGCATATGAAGAGTGTCAGTGAGATCAGAACTACGTTTTGAAACTGCCAATACAAGCTACAAGGGCTGAAAGATAATGCCATAAGATCTTTTTATGAGTCCAATATACTACTTCTATGGATGGAAGCTGAAAGACACAAACAACTGAAGTGTTATATGCATATGCTACCAATTCCAGTCTAAAAAATATCTTCCTTGGCACAGTATCTTCTTTAATCACAACAGTCAAGCAAATTGACCCTTTCAGTTTTAGTTGTGACAGGATGAACTTCGAATTGTGTCTTGGCAGCTAAGTAATGCATCCTTAGCTTAAGAAATTGGTCAGAGCATGCAGCTTTGAATCATGCCATTAAGTCTGTCAAGAAATGCCCAACAAGGTAAAGGCTGCACAACCCAACAGACATTCTCTTTTCACTGGGGCTAACACACAAGACAGGTGTCCAGTTCTGGCCTCTCCACCTGAGCTTGCCTAATGCTCCATATATACTTTTGTACATCCGCTCTAGCCTGTCGCTGCAACTGCACAAAGAGCTTAGTCCTAACCTAAGACAGGACTGTCCATGTAACAGCTCATAAGGTTGGGCTGTTAGTTCCTCTCAATGTACCTTGTGGATAAACTCTGCAGAAGAAAAAAGTAAGTCCATTGATAAAAATCTGCAAAGCATGCGAGTAACCAAAACTAGAAAATCAAGCAATTGTAGGATATTGTTAATACATTATCTACAGTTTATTATCCTGACTAAGTTTCATTAAATTCCACAAATCATGACCAGGTGCAAGATTTGGGTTGAGCAGTAAAAAAGGATTGGCATGCATCAGTTTATGCTTTAAACGTGGAGTAGTAAccaccagaaaaagaaaagaaagctggcCTGGTTGAAAGTATCACAATCACATGAGGAGCTACTTCATGCCAACCGCTTCCCAGGTAAATCTacactgttttgttttctggTGGTAACCGCAATGCAGCATACAGTATGGAGCTGGATTCTAATCGATCCAGTCAGTCATTCGTTTACTTGTTTGTTCAAATAATGTGGGAATTTTCGGTGAGAACCATAAAGGGTCAGTTGAACTTTCTTTCACACATGTAAAAGAGAAGTCTCAAACATTTAAAGGGAAAGATGGATGCTCTATAGAGACATATGAATGCTGAGGATTACATCTTCAAGAGGAAAAAATAGTTAAGCAAAATGTTTTCAACTACCATTAAATATCATCTTCACTATGAACATGTCATACTAGTCCACGTTCAAATAAATCTACTGAACATCCCAAAGAAGAAATATCCAAATGCTTGTTTAAGTTTGTACTTGTGACATCTACCAATTCTTTTTTTCAGGCATTTATTATTTCATACGTGTGCAGCTGACATTATAGAACGCTAGAATGCCAGTTGCAACCAATCTTTACTGCAAAGTAAGCCAAGAGGTATTGGGGAGTGCACTTTAAAGATAAATTACACCCTGTTTATAATCATTACATGACATATGATTGTTTCCTCTTTTCAATCCTGAGAGCATAACCCCAAAAATATAAAAAAGTTTACTATCCATATGCATAAAGAATGGCACACTTCTAAGAATTACTGTAAATGAGAACAATTGTTTATTGTCAAACTACACACTAAAAGTCAAAGATATTTATACAGAAATGATGCATTAGcaggcagaaatgtggaaaaatcAATGGCAGCTTCATTTTCACAGCATTTTCAGTTAGTTTTCTCAAAGTAGTTGAAATTATACGTGGAGTTTTCTTCCACAATTGGCACTCAGATAGCCATGGTGCACTGCAAGAactggggggaaaaaaagcaaGTTCAGCATTAAGTGTCAATATATAGAAAGGATCATTAACTAGACAAAGCACAGGCACAGCGCAATCTAGGATTTATTCACTATATGTAcctctataaataaaatacagtgggGCTGACTTTCAAGATCTGAGTAGAGTTCTGATCACAAAATGTTTCCACTAAAAGAAGGGAGAAGGTGGCAGTTGTACCTTGCAGGGCCTTGTGCACTCCAAAAATCTGCTCAGGAGCGTTGGGTGGGCCTCCAGAATTATAGGCAATTGTCACAGGAGGTTGTAGGGGTAAATCAGAAAAAAGAAATCTGCCTCATATCCATCAGCTGGATCAAAGGCTCTTCTATGAAAAGTCAGTTCTTCTATTCACAGAAATGCAACTCTGGATTCAAGCCAATATAAGAAGGGCAAAATCTGCCAAACTAGCAACACCCATGACCAATGAATAACAACTAAAGCTAGATTTACTTGATTATAGAAATAGGCAAAGTAAAGTATCCCTGCATATCAGccacagcaaaatacaacaactCAAAACTTGCAGATTATCACCATCCTACACAGCCCTTTCAATATTTAGTAACACCCAACATGATTCCTCATTATTTGAACAAATAGTACTAATGCAACGAGACAGGGAAAATTCGGTAATGAAAATCATCTGGCCCTAGAACTGTGATAAAGCACAGACTTGTGCATCTACTTAATTTTAGACCCATCAGCAGTCTGTTCCTTGTATATGTGTATCTTTGTAAGCTGAAAGCTACACATAGTGGCAGGGTTTGGCAATTACAGCTAGTCTTACTACTGTTAAGAAGATGGCAATTAAGAGAAACAAATATGCCATTCAAAGAAACCTTTTTCCTCCATTCTTCCAGCTGCTTTTCATGGAAGTAGTAATAGTCCAGGAAAATCGTAACTCTGAGTTAACTGCCCCAAACACTTGTGTATTCCCAGTTGAGTGATTTATTATGTACATCCCAAATCTGAAAAATAGTGTTTAATGCACAAAGGACCAACATTCACCTAACTACAAAATGATTGCAAATTGTTTTTGTAGACAACCCTCCCCCACAATAATTAGTCAAGACTAATCTGACTCACGAGGTTGCTTCAGATAATCATATTCCTTCATGGCAGGTGCAAACCAAACAGGAACTCTTCAACTATACTTTCCCATTTCCGTATGAATCACAGCTTCATATACTGACGGATTCCAAAGCCATTACTCACACAAAATAGGAATGGCAGTTTATAGAATATTTCAGTCATgcaaagggaggagcaaaaaggCCTTGCACATGGCCAAGAGGCTCATTCAGCTTTCTGCGTATAAAGCAGAGATGATTTGACCAAAGTAAAATTAAAGCATGGTCCATAACATTTGTAGTTACTATTTAATATGCATTAGAAACGTATTTTGTTTCTGCAGATTTTCCAATGCAAAATTCATTGAAACTCCCGATATAACTACTGGCATTCATACGACTAGTTTCTATAGGCTGAATGTCCTGGAGTACAATATGTCCAAATTGGCTAATCAAGACCAATCAAGCACGAGAGTTCAACAGAACTAAGGTGTCTGGGACAAGACTACAATTTGAAAACTTGTTTAATGTACAGGAACTTACGTATGAGATTTGAAAGAAGCTGCAATACTACTTTGAAATATTTCCCACGAATCACTACTTGGGAGATTATTATCCCTCAAAACAATTTCTGAAAATAACGCTGTTACCTAATGAAATGCTGAGATTGCTGAAGACAAGTTAAGATACACCCCTCTAGAAGAAAAGTTTGAACTACCAGCTACCAGTATATTACTTACATCATCATATACAAGATTCACAATGCCCTGTTGCATgctgtctcttctcctaaagaagtctttaaaaagaaaagtacatTTATATTGTAACAATTctgatacagaatcctaaatttGTTTGTATAATTGTATATATATGCTCAATTGCAACTGGACTAAAAATACCCATCTAAACACAAGACTATAACCTCCAAAATCAACATTTCTCATCTTAGTTACAAATATTCCCATAGCAATAAATCACACTAATTGTCAAAGAAATCGGACAATTCTTCGTAACGTACAGCCCTAATCAAGTCAATGGGATTATGCAATGCACAGAATTGATGCTAGATTTTTCAAGTTTACCATGCTTTGCAGCTACTTGCAGATTCATGTTCCTAGACCAAGGTCTGCTGTTGACTATTTTGTcacatttactgtattttatatttcacAATTACCTGAATTTTAAGTCAAAAAAAGTAATAGTGCTCAGAGTCCTTAGGTTGTATCTGATGCTGCCTGTGCATGAGCGGAACAGACCTCGACTCGCACAATGGTACTTCACCCTCCTCGCCTCTTATTCGCATTCCTgcaaaatctactctggaggtTTGGGAGGTGTGCAAGGCAAAGGATAGGAAGGTGATGTGAGCAGAAGCCATCCTGCACAACATTGGATTTCACTTCATAAATTTAATCTCACAATTTTTGTTCCACATGTCTGCTGCATTACTGCCATCAGATACAGAATTTTTATGAAAATGTCTATAAAATATCTTACCTGTCAAAGCCCGAAGCTTCACACAGCAAGCCACATAGTCATCAAAAAAAATCCTGCCATTCTTGCTGTAACGTTTTACAATAGCAATTAAAGTCTGTGGGCTTAGCCTATAACCTAGACAAGGCCAAGgaaaaaaatatgtttgttaAGCTTACCTTCAGTGCCGAAGGTGTAGGCAAGTCTTTTAGTTATTTTCATATTTATAAACACAATTTCTAGCAGTCACAACCCATTTAGAACTAAGACTCAAGAGGGGTCacaatagatcagcctttcccaactactgggccaccagatgttgttggaccacaattcccatctttcctgaccattggcaatgctggctgaggctgatgggagttgtggtccaacaacatctggtggctcaccagttgggaaaggctgcaatagatACACTATTAGAATACAACAGCTGTTGAGTGAGAGGGATAGTTGAGAAATTATAGAATACCACAGTATTTCCATTTCTTTCCAGACCAAGGAAAGGCATGTGGGTCTATTGGCCTCAGGACTGAATCACACATTCAGCAGCAGACCTGAGTCTGGGAGTAAAGGTCTGAAAGCAGCTGTGACACACTGATGTCAGGAGCAATTTGCAGCAAAGATGGGGTAGGTGGAACAGGATTGCATAACTTGCTCCCCAAATACTTTTCCTGCAATGTGTAAATATGCATTCAGAGCCCAAATTGTGAGAAGGGGGATACGGGAAAAGGGGAGCAATGGGCAAGAGAGAAAAGGGATAAGTACCTGCCCATTACAGGTGAGTATTTAGTCCATTTTACAAAGACCTGTTTTCTCAGAACCACATCTGCTGCTGAATGGGCCATTCTGGCCCCAAACCCTGACTTCTCATGCAGATTTATGGGAACGCATTGCTAGACATGAATTGGATTAAGTAGACATTCCAATCAATCAATCTTCCTCTTCCCAAAAAGAAAGACCAATACTTTTTTCTATTCTGCCCTGACACTGGAACTAcctaataaattttaaaaatacttttaaaattttaataatCTGTTCCAGCCATGAACAAATCCCTGAGCAATCCAATCTTGCATTATTTGTGTCCACAGTAACTAAAATTATCTTCAAAACCTTTGACAATTTTGATCATTTTTATATGAAGATGCTTTAACAAtatagtaatatctcagttaacaaagtagacaCGTTTCTGGACattactttaacagaaactttgggaTCAGAGGTAGgagtaacatggaaagaataaggGATAGGTTCCCACACTTGCTCACAGATGTCAGGGGCAGCCTACCtggcactctccccctccccagccctgggagaaagcaagagatatcTTTAATGCAAAACACACAGGTTTATCCATAaagcaaggacacattctagccagtttcaccctagcaaagcaaaggcacagccttgaaagtttatccatagcaaagcaatcTTGTCAGTTTtaacttaaagcaaaggcacaggcttgaacctttatccatagcaaagcaaagcaaagcaaagctggtcagtttcaccttttaaaaatccttctttaaaaggagctttgttcctagaggatttgttaactgagttaTTACTGTACCttattcttcaaaggcagcaaaACATGCTATATTTAACATTTCACTTTCAAATGTTCTGGTTAACATATATTCTTCATTATTTAGTTGAGAGTCTGTTTAAAGCCATGTTCTTCTACCCATGAACTAAGCAAGTTATTATCAGGATTAATCTAGAGCCGGCCACTAAAATGAGGCATTAATATTGTACTCTGTCTTGAATGTATCATTTTTAAGTACACTTCCTGGGGACCCATTCTACTTCCACAGGGAAAAATATGTTACTTGAAAACATGTGTCTAAGCAACGTATCTTACCCATAGCTACAATGACTTGAGTCAGTTCATGAAGTTCCACAGTTCCACTTCGGTCTTGGTCTATCATCATGAAATTTTGTTTCCAAGCACTGAGAGCTGCCCAGAGTTCCTTAAATTCATTGTATCCCATTTTCCCAGTACTCTCTCTCTAACGTAATATAGTTAAGAAACCATATTGTAGCCAGTTGGTCAACAGTTATGCATACatctgtattatatttttgttCTGAACATCTAGGCTCCAATTCCTTATTCAAGAGTTTGCTTACATTTTAAGTTGCTGTTCTACATTAAAGGTCATTGAGCAagtgaaatattttttttcttctgttaaCACCCTGATCTACTTACAAAGGATAATTTTGCTATTAAATTCTACAGCATgataaaaagggtaaaaaatggAAAGCCTTGAAATATCAAAGCTTGTTCCAAGGCAGCACAAAATTAAGCACTGCCAACCTAGATGGCATCAAATTGAGTTTATTTTCAGCatatgctttgtaaattaatctcAATATTTGCTAACCTAATTTTTAGCTATAAGCTGCCTTCCTACCATTGTAAGAGACCAAGAATTACAGAGATTAAAACCCCctaatttttacattattttctgTCACATTCAGTACTcactaatttgttgttgttagccACCTCGAGTTGGGGTGAGCCAATAACTAGCACATGCTAACACAATGAACCTGTAatttaaactacagtttccactaTATCCGAAACAGGCAACTGTATTTTAACCCAGAAGTGCTGTGGTGAATAGAAGAGGCAGGGGTGGGAATGGCTTGCTAAACTATGGTGTACGAAGATGGAAACACATCTGGACTCGGTCACTCTACATGTTtacaggactgcagtcttagttTCTTGGACAACCAGATCCACATCAGTTCAGTTTCTtcacttcttcccctctccttggTCTTTCCATCGTATAAAACAAACAGGTATGCTCCTAAACAAATTCAGAACCTGCTCCCTGCATCTCTAAGCCTTGGACCTATTGTATATTCAAACAGAGTCTAACTACTTTGATATGAAATTAAGTTCATAGTTTCACTTGGACTATTTCAAGGATACATCCAACATCGATATCATAATTCTGCATGTCTCCAAGCTGAATGCTGAAATTACAAGTCAAAGATACATTAATTCTAGGTCACTTATATTCATCTCAGCTCTAATAACCATTGTTCAAGCTGTCACGATTAGCAGCATAATGAAGTGTATAAAGACTAACAATTCAAGTATATGTAACGGCTAGCAAAACAATGGCTAATTTGTTGAGAACGCAGAGTCATGATGAAAACGTGTAGTAAACTTCAGGAAcaattatttttcctttttcaaaGGATTTATACAACCTGCATGAATTTGCATGAGAATGGAGGATACTGCAAAATATACATCAGAAGTACAAAAGTCCTCTCTTgttcaaaaagattaaagtagtGTGCAATGGATGCTTTAGATGTTACTAATAAATTGAGACATTAGCAATAGAATTCAGCAGAATGACAGAATTCAAGAATGCTTCCTCAGTAGGCAGATGGTGAGCAAACAATTCTTGGCATTTTGAAAAACATGTTTAGTTCCTTATCAGAAGTTTGCCCATGGAGGAATAAGTACGAATACTACTACTACAAGGTGTTTGAAAGATGAAACAGGCTCTACCAATATTTGAAAACATCAGGGCAGGAGGAAGGCAAGAAAAACATCTGCCTTCTGAGATCAGAACACAGTTATACTGTCATGTGTTTCTGAATAAGTTTCCTACTTATGTAGATCATGAGCTATAGTTGGGATAAAAGTATACATTCCTTACATTTTCCAGAGTCATCTGTCACATTCGTTGCTTCTTGCATTACATGTTGCAGGACCATTACATGGAAAATAATTCACTCAAGACATAGCTGCCCCCACGTCAAGTCATGTGGCTACAGATACAGAGAGGTAAGCAGAACTTACCTGAGCCAAGAAGTCAGGTCTATAACCTGTTCTGAATATCAGAGCTTAGTGCTGCTTCATATGAAGTAATCAAGCTCAGTATTACTGAGCATGTACTGAGTGCACCCTCCTGGACTTGCAAGGACCTATAGTCCACTCCCACATATGTAGATCAGGTGACTGGATGTCCAGATTTCAACTGTTTTCAAAGAAGGTTTTGGCCCCAACATGCCTCATTTTATAAATTAAGCATTTTGGAGGGAAAacctagaacagccttccccaacttggactgagaaaccagggttcgaatccccattcagccatgaaactcactgggtgaccttgggccaatcattgtctctTCAGCATAACCACCCTTGCagatggggagaaccatgtaagccaccttgaacgCTTTAGAGAAAATGTggaatataaacaataaaattaatgttttcaactgaaactcccatcagccccaaccagtatggttttggctggggctgatgttggAAATTGCCTGGAGAGCACCAGCTTGGAGAAGGTAGACCTAGAATAATTCAATTATAACAGGGTATTTAATGTATCATGATtgtgtaatttattatttaatttattttctgtACCGTGCCCTTGTGTGGGTATAGATGAAAAGCAGACTATAAATATTTGCAGTAGTACTACACTTTATGATAAACCCAGCTGAATCATGCTAAAGTAATTTCTGGTCGTAAAGCACTTGGAACATTGAACTAAATAGAAATACTATACCTGCACTTGGATGAGAATGCAAATTCCAAGCACCATGAAGTTCATTTTAAATTATGCCCTTCAGAATAGGAACTTAGGTTAGAATATTTTGCCAGATCAGAAATAGAGTCTTATGCTATGCCATGAGACTCGATGACACCTTGATCACAGGTTATGATTTGAAAGTTACATCTTTAGCATGAATAGTAGCTGCCAGCTTTGATCCTTGCTAATATTGATCCTTGCTAATATATAATAAACTTACACACTGATCTTATCTACTATTATATTAGTGTACTCTGCTTTTTGCTTCTGGGTGGTGCTTTACAACAGGCAAAAGGTACACACAAAGCACAAATATctttcctgtttttaaaaaaacatttctgcaCAAGGTGCCAATGAAAAGCAACACCGTTTATTATTATGTAACTCTAGATGGCGGCAGCAACACGTGGAGATTGAAATAGCCCAAATATGAGATTGCAAAGTCAATCTAAGATGAGCAAACAGATGAATACTTTGTCTTGGGGTAGTGCAAATATGGGCCAGACAAAAAGCAAGAAAAGATAGGGACTTGGGTTTTGTGAATAGAAGAACATCACCCTGTGCCACAGCATCTCTGAAATTTAGGAGAATTTTAAGAAGTAGTTCATTATGTGACATTGGGATCAGGTGTTCAGAGGAAAAAACCAGCAATCCCACTGGACACAATGGAAGTCCCAGCATATGGTCTGaagtgttggaagtgtggcaggagcaactcctatttgggttcttttgtttgtgtttcaGAAGGAaggtagagttagggtcctccaactggctaggcttgcctatcttTACCTGTGCTCCTCTCTACTTAACTTCCTTCTgtttaaactgatatgctcagggaagccgACCAGCCCCTCCTtcgtcttcttcaactgtccgaggagagaggagacatctgtctttgctctctctcctgaaccatgagggcaataccaaagtctgggcattgcgcctccaacttagttagttagaacgagGTACGCCTTTCCTATCCACTATCTATTTCTATAaacaaagtagctttttcttattttactaagtcttatgtctcagtgatttaaatacagggtaaaagcctgcttcttaagcAAATACATACATTGGCACACACAGTACAGAATGCTGAATTACTCCGCATATGCATAacatgaaggcacatgagactaccactttgctgaagctaagcaggtcaggACTAGGATGGATGACTGTTGGGGAACCATATGTAGCTCCCAGCTTTGATCCTTGCCAATATGTAGCAAGGTCCCATGAGGGAAGAATGGTGTCTCGGTAGGCCTCTCCTTTGTTGACCTGCTCTCTATGGAACTCAGTAGGGCCAAGGTGATGGTCAAACAGCAGTTAGTCAATATCGACAATCAAGagcttttcacagctgcctcgggaccctgctccccccgtTCAATGGGTTTAATAGGTCCCCCTTGTAAAGAGGGGATGCGCTACTTATGTTGGCTATCTGTTCCTAAGTATAGAAGGGCCTTCTCTTTGGCCCGTTTTGATGCCCTACCCTCTAAACttttggagggcagatttgataaaatcccGAGGAACAATAGATATTGTCCATGTGACAAGTTTGAAGTGGAGACGGTATCACACGTCCTGTTTAAATGTACATTCTATGATGAGGCTAGGAAAGGTCTTTTACACCCCATTCTGCAAGCTTTCCCAGGCCGTTCTTTGGATGCTCTTTTGTCAACCCTCCTTGAGGGTACTGACAATTACCATCCAAGTGGCCAAATTTCTCAGCTTGGCCATGGAGATCAGACCCTGCAAGATTGTGCACTGTTCTTAACCTATTGTACTGTCTGAAACTGCTCCCTGTATAGTCTATTTTAAGTATATGTTTTATCTTTCAACTGCTTTGTATTTAGttggttgttttaatgttttgcaatggttggttgactatgcaataaagattgttgttgtatATCTCGGGAAGAATGGAAGGgtgtaaatgtaagaaaataaatagccCTTGTATCCTGGCCATGATATCAAGTGACCCTCTAAATAGCATATCTGAATTCTAAGATAATAAACAGGATGAAATAGAAGAACATTATTATCATGCTACATATCAAGAAGACAATCTTAAAGTAATGAGAAAAGACTACGCCCATAAGAATACCAAAAATACTTTTTGAAGATAAAATGTAAGGTGTTCAGAAGCAACAAAGTCTTAcgagagtaagttccactgattcCAGACTGGGTTAGACATCTCTGTAGCTCCTCAGCGTCCACTTCACCATCCTGTAAAATGAATGCATAACAAATTTGTGGTTCAAGGACACCAGCTTATCTGGTAATACAAAATCAGTTACACATGAATTTTATGCAATGTGCTGACTTGTTCTACCTGAATTTAGAGAAATGGAATACTTCATGAGAATGTCTCATCTAGAAACTTGC
This DNA window, taken from Rhineura floridana isolate rRhiFlo1 chromosome 2, rRhiFlo1.hap2, whole genome shotgun sequence, encodes the following:
- the GCA gene encoding grancalcin isoform X2, whose translation is MQMAMGQPVPGGVPSVAHGGSPGYSVYSGAYAAAAAADPLWTFFSAIAGQDGEVDAEELQRCLTQSGISGTYSPFSLETCRIMISMLDRESTGKMGYNEFKELWAALSAWKQNFMMIDQDRSGTVELHELTQVIVAMGYRLSPQTLIAIVKRYSKNGRIFFDDYVACCVKLRALTDFFRRRDSMQQGIVNLVYDDFLQCTMAI
- the GCA gene encoding grancalcin isoform X1 — protein: MTYPGFGAYGAYRGQLPMQMAMGQPVPGGVPSVAHGGSPGYSVYSGAYAAAAAADPLWTFFSAIAGQDGEVDAEELQRCLTQSGISGTYSPFSLETCRIMISMLDRESTGKMGYNEFKELWAALSAWKQNFMMIDQDRSGTVELHELTQVIVAMGYRLSPQTLIAIVKRYSKNGRIFFDDYVACCVKLRALTDFFRRRDSMQQGIVNLVYDDFLQCTMAI
- the GCA gene encoding grancalcin isoform X3; translation: MPICILSRVWICKGNIHEELQFQDGEVDAEELQRCLTQSGISGTYSPFSLETCRIMISMLDRESTGKMGYNEFKELWAALSAWKQNFMMIDQDRSGTVELHELTQVIVAMGYRLSPQTLIAIVKRYSKNGRIFFDDYVACCVKLRALTDFFRRRDSMQQGIVNLVYDDFLQCTMAI